From Bombyx mori chromosome 10, ASM3026992v2, a single genomic window includes:
- the LOC101742249 gene encoding uncharacterized protein LOC101742249 isoform X2, with translation MSCSMTITRTTVATSGTSVYVNTGYLQTLPGLLKLAQFLLGIACVALVAYYMDHGYSTQSYKPELFFLLISVTFLIGTFCLLLSCLISLATATVISKTIYEVIYHGIAFILYLCAGLTLLIEVNHQTRYRRDFEPFLAASIMGLVMAGLYLLSTFLANRRYRGI, from the exons ATGTCGTGCTCAATGACCATTACTAGGACGACCGTCGCGACCTCCGGCACGTCTGTTTACGTGAACACGGGCTACCTTCAGACGCTGCCAGGATTACTCAAATTAGCGCAATTC CTCCTTGGGATAGCGTGCGTGGCTCTGGTTGCCTACTACATGGACCACGGATATTCAACGCAATCATACAAACCTGAGTTATTCTTCTTGTTGATATCGGTCACATTCCTTATAGGAACATTCTGTTTGTTGTTGTCGTGCTTAATATCCTTGGCCACCGCAACTGTTATCTCTAAAACCATTTAT GAAGTTATTTATCATGGAATCGCATTTATTCTGTATTTGTGTGCTGGACTTACTTTGCTCATAGAAGTTAATCACCAAACCAGATATAGAAGAGATTTTGAACCGTTTTTGGCGGCTtcg aTAATGGGTCTGGTGATGGCTGGATTGTATCTTTTGAGCACCTTTTTGGCAAACCGCAGATACCGTGGAATATAA